From the genome of Agrobacterium tumefaciens:
GTTGCGACTTTGTGAGCCGAATGCAAGCGTCGAGCATCTGTTGAGCGTGATGTATAATTACACGATCACGGGCGCTTATGCATCGCCAGGCTGGAACCCGTATGGAACGCCTCAGCGTGTCAATGAAGGGCTGGGACGTCCGGGAAATCCGGTCTACCCATTGAAAACCAATGACGTCCCGATGCGTCCGGGTGGGGAAGTAACCGCGACGGTGCCACCCGTGCGTCGTACGGTTGCCGTTAGTGCACCACCGAGAGCCGAAGTGCAACAACCACTGCCGCCGGTGTCTCAGGTCAGTATCCCGGCTCCAACAATAGCGGGTCCGCAGGGGCAGCCGTCAGGCATGGTGCCCGAACGGTCCAGGCCAAGCGGAAGCCAACAGCCTTCACAGCAGATGTTCATTCCTTCCCCGTCCTGCCCTCCCGGTTCGGGAGGTTCGGGATGTGGACAGCCTTGACTATTTTGATTGAGAACGCGCAGGCAAACATCAAAACAAAACCGGGCAAAGATGCCGGTTATGGAAACCGACGGAAAGTCTCTGGATGAACAAGGCCATTACGATCGTTGTCTGGTTGCTTGTTTCGGTTTGCGTACTGGCCATCATTACGATGCCGGTCAGCCTGCAAACCCATCTCGTGGCGACGGCTATTTCGCTGGCGCTCCTTGCGACGATAAAATCGTTCAACGGTCAGGGCGCCTGGCGGCTGATCGCGCTGGGGTTCGGCACCGCGGTCGTTTTGCGTTATGTTTACTGGCGCACCACCAGCACCTTGCCGCCCGTCAATCAGCTTGAGAACTTCATCCCAGGCTTCCTGCTTTACCTCGCTGAAATGTATAGCGTGGTCATGCTGGGTCTCAGTCTTGTCATTGTGTCGATGCCCTTGCCGTCACGCAAGACGCGTCCCGGTTCGGTCGATTACCGCCCAACTGTTGATGTGTTCGTGCCAAGCTACAACGAGGATGCCGAACTTCTGGCCAATACGCTGGCTGCCGCCAAGAACATGGACTATCCGGCTGACAAGTTCACGGTCTGGCTCCTGGACGACGGCGGTACGGTTCAGAAGCGCAATGCAACTAGCATTCCCGATGCGCAGGCAGCACAGCGCCGCCACGACGAATTGAAGAAGCTTTGCGAGGATCTCGACGTTCGTTATCTTACCCGTGAACGTAACGTCCATGCCAAAGCCGGTAATCTGAACAACGGGCTCGAGCACTCGACGGGTGAGTTGATCACCGTGTTCGATGCCGACCATGCGCCCGCAAGGGACTTTCTGCTGGAGACGGTTGGCTATTTCGAGGAAGACCCGCGTCTGTTTCTCGTGCAGACGCCGCATTTCTTCGTCAATCCCGATCCGATCGAGCGAAATCTTCGCACCTTCGAGACGATGCCGAGCGAAAACGAGATGTTCTACGGCATCATCCAGCGTGGGCTCGACAAATGGAACGGCGCATTCTTCTGCGGCTCTGCCGCCGTGTTGCGCCGTGAAGCGCTTCAGGATACCGACGGATTCAGTGGCGTCAGCATCACCGAAGATTGCGAGACGGCGCTCGCACTCCACTCCCGTAAGTGGAACAGCGTTTATGTCGACAAGCCGCTGATTGCCGGTTTGCAACCGGCGACTTTCGCAAGCTTCATTGGCCAGCGCAGCCGGTGGGCACAGGGTATGATGCAGATCCTGATCTTCCGCCAGCCGCTGTTACGGCGTGGCCTCTCGCTGACGCAGCGCTTGTGCTACATGTCCTCGACGCTCTTTTGGCTTTTCCCTTTTCCGCGGACGATCTTTCTGTTCGCACCACTTTTCTACCTTTTCTTCGACCTCCAGATTTTCGTGGCGTCCGGCGGCGAGTTTCTGGCCTATACCGCGGCCTATATGCTCGTAAACCTGATGATGCAGAACTACCTCTACGGCAGTTTCCGCTGGCCATGGATTTCTGAGCTGTACGAGTATGTTCAGACGGTGCATTTGCTGCCCGCTGTTGTCTCTGTGATTTTCAACCCCGGCAAGCCAACCTTCAAGGTCACTGCCAAGGACGAATCCATCGCGACTGCAAGATTGTCGGAAATCAGCCGTCCCTTCTTTGTGATCTTTGGCGTTCTGGTGATTGCCATGCTCTTTGCGATCTGGCGTATCTATAGCGAGCCCTACAAGGCTGACGTTACGCTGGTCGTCGGTGGCTGGAACCTCCTCAATCTCATCTTTGCCGGATGCGCGCTTGGCGTCGTATCCGAGCGTGGCGAAAAGTCGGCCTCCCGGCGTATCACCGTCAAGCGCCGTTGCGAGATCCAGCTTGGTGACGACGAGCGCTGGATACCCGCCTCTGTCGAAAACGTTTCAGTTCACGGCATGCTGGTCAATCTTTTCGAAAGTGGCCTCAGACCGATCGAGAAGGGGACGGCAGGTGTTATCCGCGTGAAGCCGCACAGCGAGGGTGTTCCCGAAACGATGCCAATCAACATCGTTCGTAGCACAAAGGGCGATGGTTTCGTTTCCATTGGCTGCACGTTCTCGCCACAACGGG
Proteins encoded in this window:
- the bcsN gene encoding cellulose biosynthesis protein BcsN; this encodes MFSPSEALVFPPPGGPEIVTVIGRTYSNAAEQKIILRSSATTPGQNYIKAEFFGPQKSEDTGGDALRFAGFRTSSLSREIRSEFPGLNIAMTASYLQNSYGAFSYAAGSGRGTDVCLYGWQDIRSPENMRQDFRNLGRIKVRLRLCEPNASVEHLLSVMYNYTITGAYASPGWNPYGTPQRVNEGLGRPGNPVYPLKTNDVPMRPGGEVTATVPPVRRTVAVSAPPRAEVQQPLPPVSQVSIPAPTIAGPQGQPSGMVPERSRPSGSQQPSQQMFIPSPSCPPGSGGSGCGQP
- the bcsA gene encoding UDP-forming cellulose synthase catalytic subunit, whose protein sequence is MNKAITIVVWLLVSVCVLAIITMPVSLQTHLVATAISLALLATIKSFNGQGAWRLIALGFGTAVVLRYVYWRTTSTLPPVNQLENFIPGFLLYLAEMYSVVMLGLSLVIVSMPLPSRKTRPGSVDYRPTVDVFVPSYNEDAELLANTLAAAKNMDYPADKFTVWLLDDGGTVQKRNATSIPDAQAAQRRHDELKKLCEDLDVRYLTRERNVHAKAGNLNNGLEHSTGELITVFDADHAPARDFLLETVGYFEEDPRLFLVQTPHFFVNPDPIERNLRTFETMPSENEMFYGIIQRGLDKWNGAFFCGSAAVLRREALQDTDGFSGVSITEDCETALALHSRKWNSVYVDKPLIAGLQPATFASFIGQRSRWAQGMMQILIFRQPLLRRGLSLTQRLCYMSSTLFWLFPFPRTIFLFAPLFYLFFDLQIFVASGGEFLAYTAAYMLVNLMMQNYLYGSFRWPWISELYEYVQTVHLLPAVVSVIFNPGKPTFKVTAKDESIATARLSEISRPFFVIFGVLVIAMLFAIWRIYSEPYKADVTLVVGGWNLLNLIFAGCALGVVSERGEKSASRRITVKRRCEIQLGDDERWIPASVENVSVHGMLVNLFESGLRPIEKGTAGVIRVKPHSEGVPETMPINIVRSTKGDGFVSIGCTFSPQRAIDHRLIADLIFANSEQWSEFQRVRRKNPGLIRGTAIFLAIALFQTQRGLYYLVRAMKPETPAPAPAKSAGASK